The nucleotide sequence CGATGTCGTCCAGGCTGACCGGGGCCTGGGCCACGTCGTAGTGGCGCAGCACATCCCAGGCCAGGTCCACGGAAATGCGGCAATTGAGGAGCTTGGCCTTGAGCACGAGGTTCTGCAGGCAGCTCTCCAGTTGGCGCACATCCGAGGGCAGCTTGTCGGCCAGAAGCGTGGACACTTCCTCGGGCAACAGCACCTGATGCACGGCGGCCTTGCGGGCCAGGATGCGGCGGCGCATGTCCAGGTCGGGCTTGTCGATGACGGCCAAAAAGCCCGAGTTGATGCGCGACAGGAGCTGGCTGTCCAAGCCCGAAAGCTCCTTGGGCAAAAAGGAGCTCGTAAAGACCAGACGGCAGCCCCGGGCGTTGAGGGCTTTTAGGGTATTGAGCAGCTCGTCCTGGATGCGCGGCTTGTCGCGGAAGAAATGAACATCCTCCAGCAAAAGGACGTCGACGTTTTCCCGGAAGGCGGCCTTGAACTGCTCCACCTGCTTGGTCTTGATGGCCATGACCAGCCGGTTGGCGAACTCCTCGGCCGACAGATAGGCGACCCGGGGCTGACGTCCGGGCTGGCCGCCGAGGATGCGACGGCCCATGGCCTGGATGAGGTGGGTCTTGCCCAGGCCCGGAGCCGAGCTGATGAACAGCTGCTCCGCCGACAAGGACAGATCGCAGATGCCCTTGCTTGCGGCGTAAGCCATCTCATTGGACGGGCCGACCACGAACTCGTCGTAGCTGAAGCGGAACCGGTCGGCCAAAGCCGGCGGGGCGCTGGGGGCCACGGGCAGGGTCAGGGGTGCGGCCACGGGCCGAGGGCCGGCCGGGCGTTGTCCTGGCTGGCGACGGGGGCGGCCGGAGGCGGCCGGGGCCAGCCCAGCCGAGGCGGCGACCGGGGCGGCGGCCCTGGAGGCTTCGACCACAAACACCTGGGGACGCGCGCCCATGGCCACGGCGGCGGCCTCGGCAATGGAATCGGTCAGTCGTTCGCGCACCCAGGTGGCCACAAAGGCGTTGGGAGCGACAAGTTCCAGCGCACCATCACGGGCCCGGGCCGCGAGGGGCTTGATCCAGAGGTTGAACAGTCCGGGGCTCAGGGTCTTTTCGAGCAGTTGTTTGGTTTGTGACCAAATCGTTTCCATGGCGCGCACACTACGGCCGCTCCGTGGCCGGGCAAAGGACGATTAGGCTCCGGATTCCGGGGGGCGTCTCTTTGGTTCTCTACAGCGCAACCACCTGGAAACTGGTTCATTTCTCGCCAACCCCCGTGAAACGTGGGCTTTCGTGGCAGGCCCTCAAGCCGCATGGCGCAAGGGTTTCCCGGCAGCGGGCCATATTATGCACACCTGTGAAAGCGTTTTCCACAGGTATTCTCGTCATTATCTCAATCCATGTCACTTGAAGTCAAAATATTTCGTCTTCCAACAGGCCACTTTTTGGTTGACCACCGCCAAAACCCGCTCGGCCCTTACCTTTGCCGGCCGTCAACAGGTTTCGGCAACATGCACACGACACGAACAACCACACAATTTCATTCATAAAAAAACTTTATCCCGCATTTCCCGGCTCTTCGGACGCCACAACGAAAAAGCCCGCCACTGGCGTGGCGGGCTTGAAAATCAGACAAAGAAAGCCGGATTTCGGGAATTAGGCGGAATGGGGACCGATTTGCCCGAGTCTGGGATAGCGGCCGCAGGTGAAGCGCTCGGCCTCGGGACAGTAGCCAAGCCGCTCGCAGCGCGCCCCGGCCCCGGCAAAGATCACGGGCAGGGCCTGCCGACACTGGTCCAGCATGGCCAGGGCCATGGCCCGGATCTCCCACTGGGCCCGGGTGCAGCAACGCAGCTCGAAGAAATGCAACAGCGAGCGGCAGTTCATGGTCACGACCACCTTGGTCTCGCAGGCGTTGGGCAACATGAACCGGGCGTCCTCGTTGGCCTTGTCCCCGCGCCCGTGGCGGGCCAGGATCTCCTGCAGCTCGGCATACGCCGTCCCGGCCTGCTCCATGGCCGATTCGTACCGCGCCCTGGCCTCGGGAATGGCCGCGATCTGGGGCGGCAGCACGTAATCAAAGCCCAGGGCGTCCACGTAACGCTGGGACTGCTGGGAATAGCTGGCGATGCGGTGGCGCACGAGCTGATGGGACAGCGCCCGGGACACGCCGGAAATCGCAAAGGTGAACGACACGTGCTCGATGGGCGATTCGTGGCCGGACTCCAGTATCCGTGCCACAAAAGCGGCCTGCTTGTCCGGGGCGATGTCGCCGGACAGCAGGCGCGGCCACAGATCGGCCACGTCGCCGGCATGGTAGCACTGCCGAAAAGCGGCATAAATGAGGGCCAACGCGTCGGGGGTATGGGCCAGTAACGTCACGGCAAGCCGAGTCGGCGGCATGTTGCGTCCTTGGTAGAGATTCGTCGTGCTAGAGATTCGTCAGAAAAAAAGCCTCCGGCGGCCAAAGGGCTGCCGCCCTTTGGAATCCCGCATCGGGGCTGGCCTTGGCGGGATAGTGGTCCCATCAATGTCGTCGCGTGAAAGACCATTGCCTGCTTCGCTTCCTGCGTTGGCCGACGGCCCGGCGCTCGTGTCGCGTCCACGAAAACCACACAGAGCTTTTCGAAGACAACAGTCTAAACCATTAATATTTTAAAAATACTATGGTATTTTTTATGAGACGCGACACTAGCCCAATTTCCCCTTGATATGGGCATAGGCCTTGGCCGTGGCCACCCGGCCGCGCGGGGTGCGCTTTATAAGCCCGCACTGGATGAGATACGGCTCGTAGATCTCCTCCAGGGTGCGCACCTCTTCGCTTAGGGCCACAGCCAGGGTTTTGACCCCCACCGGCCCGCCTTCATAATGGTGGATGAGGGTCTCCAAGATCTTGCGGTCCATCATGTCCAGGCCGTGGGGATCGACGTCCAGGCGAGCCAGGGCCTTGGCGGCCAGTTCGCCGTCCAGGGTTTGCGCTCCGGCCACCACCGCGAAATCGCGCACCCGGCGCAGCAGCCGGCCGGCGATGCGCGGCGTGCCCCGCGAGCGCTGGCCGATGGCCAGGGCTCCGTCCGGGGTGATGGCGATGCCTAAAATCCCGGCCGCCCGGGTGACGATGCGGGCCAGCTCGTCGGGGCCGTAGAATTCCAGGCGAAAAATGACGCCGAAGCGGTCGCGCAGCGGCGAGGTGAGAAGCCCAAGCCGGGTGGTGGCCCCGACCAGGGTGAAGGGTTCGAGGTCGATGCGCACGGTGCGCGCCCCCGGCCCCTGGCCGATGATGAGGTCGAGCTTGAAATCCTCCATGGCCGGGTAGAGGATTTCCTCCACCGCCGCCGGCATCCGGTGGATTTCATCAATAAACAGGATGTCGCCCCGGCGCAGGTTGGTGACGATGGCGGCCAGGTCGCCGCAGCGCTCCAGCACCGGCCCGGTGGTCTGGACCAGATTGACGCCCAGTTCCGAGGCCATGATCTGGGCCAGCGTGGTTTTGCCCAGGCCCGGCGGGCCGTAGAGCAGGCTGTGGTCCAGGGTGCGGCCCTGCTCCAGGGCGGCGCGCAAAAAGACCTTGAGGTTGGCGCGCAGGTCATCCTGGCCGATGAAATCGGCCAGCCGCGACGGCCGGATGGTGTCGTCGGGCGAGGGCGCGGCCGGGATGAGCCCTTCTGGCGGACAGAAATCCTTGTCGTCCATGCTCACTTCTTGGCCGAGGCCAGCCGTTTGAGGGCCTGGCGCAGGGCGGCGGCCACGTCAAGGTCGGGTTCGGCCTCCAGGACCTCGGCCGCGACCTGCCGGGCCTCGGGTTCGGGATAGCCGAGGTTGGTCAGCCCGGCCACGACGTCGCCGGCCACGCCGCCGGGGATCGGAACCGACGGGGCCAGCCCGGCCGCCGGGGCGCGGCCTTCGAGCTTGTAGGAAAGCTCGATAAAGATGCGCTGGGCGCTTTTCTTGCCGATACCCGGCACCCGCACCAGGGCCTCGGCGTCGCCGGAGGCCACCACCCGCAGCAGATCGTCGGCGGTGAAATGCGACAGGATGGCCAGGGCCGTGCGCGGGCCGAGCTTGGAGATGCCGATGAGCGTACGGAAGGTCTCGCGGTCGTCGAGGCTGGCGAAGCCGAAGAGTTCCAGGGCGTCCTCGCGCACCACGGTATGGACAAAAAGCGAAACCTGGCCGCCCGGGGCCGGCAACGCGGCGGCCACCGGGGTGGGCAGTTCCAGTTCGTAGCCCACGCCGCCCGGGGTGAGCACGATGGCAAACCGGTCGCGCCGGGCCACGACCCGGCCTTCGAGATAGCCGATCATCTGGCCCCGCACAGGCGGGTTAGCCGCCGTTGATTGAGGTGGCACACGGCCGCAGCCAGGGCGTCGGTGGCGTCCACGGCGAAAGTTTCCCGACATGCCAGCACCCGCGCCACCATGAAGGCCACCTGGGACTTCTCGGCCCGTCCCGTGCCCACCAGGCTTTGCTTGATTACGGTCGGTTCGTAGGAATGGACGCTAAGGCCGGCCACGGCGCAGGCGGCCAGGGCCGCGCCCCGGGCCTGGCCGAGCTTGAGGGCCGTGGCGGCGTTTTTGGAGACAAAGACGTTTTCCACCGAGACCTCGGCCGGGCCGTGGCGTTGGATGAGTTCGGCCACGGCGGTAAAGATGACGCCCAGGCGGCTGGGGAAATCGGGCTGGCTGGTCGTTCGCACCACGCCGGCATCCACGAGTTCGAGCACGCCCGAGCGTTCGCGCACCAGGCCATAGCCCGTGGCCCGCGAGCCGGGATCGAGTCCCAGGATGATGCCGTCGCCGGTGTTTGCCATGCCGTGGTCTACCGTTTTCGCCAAAGAGAAGAAAGCCCCCAGGGCCTCAAACAGGAACCGGGAGGCTAACCCTCCCGGTTCCTGAACAATCTCCGTCACAGTACCGCCAGCACCCTTTACCCTTTTTCCCAATCGGGGGGTCCGGGGGCCTCAGGCCCCCGGCCGCCGGAGGCCTCTTCGCTCTTCTCTTACCCAAACATCTCGTCGGGCAGATCGGCGTTGGAGTGGACTTTCTGGACGTCTTCGTTGTCTTCGAGCATGTCGATAAGTTTGAGCAGCTTCTGACCGGCTTCCAGGTCCAGGGCCACCATGTTGGCCGGCACCATGGCCACTTCGGCGTCCTCGGAGACCATGCCGGCGGCTTCGAAGGCGGCGCGCAGGGGTTC is from Solidesulfovibrio magneticus RS-1 and encodes:
- a CDS encoding chromosomal replication initiator protein DnaA, with the translated sequence METIWSQTKQLLEKTLSPGLFNLWIKPLAARARDGALELVAPNAFVATWVRERLTDSIAEAAAVAMGARPQVFVVEASRAAAPVAASAGLAPAASGRPRRQPGQRPAGPRPVAAPLTLPVAPSAPPALADRFRFSYDEFVVGPSNEMAYAASKGICDLSLSAEQLFISSAPGLGKTHLIQAMGRRILGGQPGRQPRVAYLSAEEFANRLVMAIKTKQVEQFKAAFRENVDVLLLEDVHFFRDKPRIQDELLNTLKALNARGCRLVFTSSFLPKELSGLDSQLLSRINSGFLAVIDKPDLDMRRRILARKAAVHQVLLPEEVSTLLADKLPSDVRQLESCLQNLVLKAKLLNCRISVDLAWDVLRHYDVAQAPVSLDDIVGYVCDVYRLSPDQLKSKSRKRQYVLARNTAFLLARQHTDLSLADIGVQFNRRHSTVVKGITALERHLSLKTPLGRELERTIEQMRG
- the thyX gene encoding FAD-dependent thymidylate synthase, with translation MPPTRLAVTLLAHTPDALALIYAAFRQCYHAGDVADLWPRLLSGDIAPDKQAAFVARILESGHESPIEHVSFTFAISGVSRALSHQLVRHRIASYSQQSQRYVDALGFDYVLPPQIAAIPEARARYESAMEQAGTAYAELQEILARHGRGDKANEDARFMLPNACETKVVVTMNCRSLLHFFELRCCTRAQWEIRAMALAMLDQCRQALPVIFAGAGARCERLGYCPEAERFTCGRYPRLGQIGPHSA
- the ruvB gene encoding Holliday junction branch migration DNA helicase RuvB; amino-acid sequence: MDDKDFCPPEGLIPAAPSPDDTIRPSRLADFIGQDDLRANLKVFLRAALEQGRTLDHSLLYGPPGLGKTTLAQIMASELGVNLVQTTGPVLERCGDLAAIVTNLRRGDILFIDEIHRMPAAVEEILYPAMEDFKLDLIIGQGPGARTVRIDLEPFTLVGATTRLGLLTSPLRDRFGVIFRLEFYGPDELARIVTRAAGILGIAITPDGALAIGQRSRGTPRIAGRLLRRVRDFAVVAGAQTLDGELAAKALARLDVDPHGLDMMDRKILETLIHHYEGGPVGVKTLAVALSEEVRTLEEIYEPYLIQCGLIKRTPRGRVATAKAYAHIKGKLG
- the ruvA gene encoding Holliday junction branch migration protein RuvA; protein product: MIGYLEGRVVARRDRFAIVLTPGGVGYELELPTPVAAALPAPGGQVSLFVHTVVREDALELFGFASLDDRETFRTLIGISKLGPRTALAILSHFTADDLLRVVASGDAEALVRVPGIGKKSAQRIFIELSYKLEGRAPAAGLAPSVPIPGGVAGDVVAGLTNLGYPEPEARQVAAEVLEAEPDLDVAAALRQALKRLASAKK
- the ruvC gene encoding crossover junction endodeoxyribonuclease RuvC, which gives rise to MANTGDGIILGLDPGSRATGYGLVRERSGVLELVDAGVVRTTSQPDFPSRLGVIFTAVAELIQRHGPAEVSVENVFVSKNAATALKLGQARGAALAACAVAGLSVHSYEPTVIKQSLVGTGRAEKSQVAFMVARVLACRETFAVDATDALAAAVCHLNQRRLTRLCGAR